AGGGGGGCGACGTCGTCGCTGGCGGCCGTCGTGACGACGGCGACGGTGAGGAGCGGCGTCGGCCGCCCGTCGCCCCGGTCGCCCTCGCGCGGCCCGTACCAGGCCTCCCACACGCCGGCCATGGCCAGCCGGTCGCCGTCCCGGCGGGTGATGCAGTACGGCGCCGGCCGGCGGCCGGGCTGGCGGCGCCACTCGTAGAAGCCGTCGGCCGGGACGATGCAGCGCCGGCGGGCGAACGCCGCCCGGTAGGCGGGGGCGTCGACGATCCGCTCGGCCCTCGCGTTGATCATCCGGCTGCCGACCCTCGGGTCGTCGGCCCACGGCGGGACCAGGCCCCAGCGGCGGACGTCGACCACCCGCCGGCCGGCGCCGTCGACCACCCCGACGTGCACGTCGTCGGTGGGCGCCACGTTCCAGCTCGGCGGCACCGGCTCGTCCGGGCCGTCGTCGGCGCCGAGCCAGCGGGCCAGGTCGTCCGCGCTCGCCGAGGCCAGGAACCGGCCGCACATGGCGCCGACGC
This genomic window from Acidimicrobiales bacterium contains:
- a CDS encoding SOS response-associated peptidase, with translation MCGRFLASASADDLARWLGADDGPDEPVPPSWNVAPTDDVHVGVVDGAGRRVVDVRRWGLVPPWADDPRVGSRMINARAERIVDAPAYRAAFARRRCIVPADGFYEWRRQPGRRPAPYCITRRDGDRLAMAGVWEAWYGPREGDRGDGRPTPLLTVAVVTTAASDDVAPLHDRMPVLLPRRAWDDWLDPDVRGGPALDALVALLRPAPAGLLAVRPVGPAVNDVRNQGPHLLDPPPEPVPVAEQGRLL